Proteins found in one Hypericibacter terrae genomic segment:
- the hscB gene encoding Fe-S protein assembly co-chaperone HscB produces MAERTTAPEGGGAATGPLAACWSCQGPVAAAALFCHVCGAVQPPREADAYTRLGFEPRFDISMGELDKRYLGFQRNLHPDRFATKGPRERAIAENQAMSLNEAYETLKDAVKRAQALLARAGIASPVGESRTIDDRELLMEAMEAREALAEAEDLEAVKRLAERAQREDAACIKSLSVAFAERNWDEAIRQTTRLKYWRKFAEELRGRRAVLAGASA; encoded by the coding sequence ATGGCCGAGCGGACGACAGCCCCTGAAGGCGGCGGCGCGGCAACGGGACCGTTGGCCGCCTGCTGGTCCTGCCAGGGCCCGGTGGCCGCGGCCGCCTTGTTCTGCCATGTCTGCGGCGCGGTCCAGCCGCCGCGCGAGGCCGATGCCTATACGCGCCTCGGGTTCGAGCCGCGCTTCGATATCAGCATGGGCGAGCTCGACAAGCGCTATCTGGGCTTCCAGCGCAATCTCCATCCCGACCGCTTCGCGACCAAGGGTCCGCGCGAGCGGGCCATCGCCGAGAACCAGGCGATGAGCCTCAACGAGGCCTACGAGACCTTGAAGGACGCGGTCAAGCGCGCGCAGGCCCTGCTCGCCCGCGCCGGCATCGCCTCGCCGGTCGGCGAGAGCCGCACCATCGACGATCGCGAATTGCTGATGGAGGCGATGGAGGCGCGCGAGGCCCTGGCCGAGGCCGAGGATCTCGAGGCGGTGAAGCGCCTGGCCGAGCGCGCGCAGCGCGAGGATGCCGCCTGCATCAAGTCGCTGTCGGTCGCCTTCGCCGAGCGCAACTGGGACGAAGCGATCCGCCAGACGACGCGACTCAAATATTGGCGCAAGTTCGCCGAGGAGCTGCGCGGCCGGCGCGCCGTGCTCGCGGGAGCGTCCGCGTGA
- the hscA gene encoding Fe-S protein assembly chaperone HscA — MLLQIHEPGQTPAPHDQDRGLAVGIDLGTTNSVVALAIGDRAEVIRDEKGDGLLPSVVAYGADGSVLVGEKASEQLLDHPEGVVSSIKRLMGRSAADLKQLGGALPYDLDETTGIGMVRLKIRGRRLTPVEISADILRAIKARAEARLGQDVDRAVVTVPAYFDDAARNATKDAARLAGLEVLRLVNEPTAAALAYGLDHEAEGVYAVYDLGGGTFDISLLRLEKGVFQVLATGGDAALGGDDFDHLIAERFLAERKKAGIAEAIDSSEAKNLLVAARQAKEALTDADQGSWEIAIGGKTTRHALNRAEFETLIAPLVKRTANLVRGVLEDAGIEVAAVKGVVLVGGSTRVPLVRHSVADLFGLEPLADIDPDEVVALGAALQAQALTQGGGALLLDVTPLSLGIETMGGIVEKVIPRNTPIPVGMAQDFTTYQDGQTGMLIHVLQGERETVDQCRSLGRFELRGIPPMTAGAARIRVTYAVDADGLLTVAAEEKTTGVKAHIEVKPSYGLSEDDMARMLRDSLENAREDMERRLLIEARVEAQRVLLALDAALAADGALARPEERQTMEKAAQRLKAAIAGEDRDLINGLVEELEKAGKPFAQRRIDRAINSALAGHRLDEIEADVAPERVPPA, encoded by the coding sequence ATGCTGCTGCAGATTCACGAACCCGGCCAGACGCCGGCGCCGCACGATCAGGATCGCGGTCTCGCGGTCGGCATCGATCTCGGCACCACCAATTCCGTGGTGGCCCTGGCGATCGGCGATCGGGCCGAGGTCATTCGCGACGAGAAAGGCGACGGCCTGCTGCCCTCCGTCGTGGCCTACGGTGCCGATGGCTCGGTGCTGGTCGGCGAAAAGGCGAGCGAGCAGCTGCTCGATCATCCGGAAGGCGTGGTCAGCTCGATCAAGCGGCTGATGGGTCGTTCCGCCGCCGATCTCAAGCAGCTGGGCGGCGCGCTGCCCTACGATCTCGACGAGACCACCGGCATCGGCATGGTGCGCCTCAAGATCCGCGGCCGGCGCCTGACGCCGGTCGAGATCTCGGCCGATATCCTGCGCGCGATCAAGGCGCGCGCCGAAGCGCGGCTGGGACAGGATGTCGATCGCGCGGTCGTGACCGTGCCGGCCTATTTCGACGACGCGGCGCGCAACGCCACCAAGGATGCGGCGCGGCTGGCGGGGCTCGAGGTGCTGCGGCTCGTCAACGAGCCGACGGCGGCGGCGCTCGCCTACGGCCTCGATCACGAGGCCGAGGGCGTCTATGCCGTCTATGATCTGGGCGGCGGCACCTTCGACATCTCGCTGCTGCGGCTCGAGAAGGGCGTGTTCCAGGTTCTGGCCACGGGCGGCGACGCGGCGCTCGGCGGCGACGATTTCGACCATCTGATCGCTGAGCGTTTCCTCGCCGAGCGCAAGAAGGCCGGCATCGCCGAGGCCATCGACAGCTCCGAGGCGAAGAATCTGCTGGTGGCCGCCCGACAGGCCAAGGAGGCGCTGACCGACGCGGACCAGGGCTCCTGGGAGATTGCGATCGGCGGCAAGACCACGCGTCACGCGCTGAACCGCGCCGAGTTCGAGACGTTGATCGCGCCCCTGGTGAAGCGGACCGCCAACCTGGTACGCGGCGTGCTCGAAGATGCCGGGATCGAGGTCGCGGCCGTGAAGGGCGTCGTGCTGGTGGGCGGTTCGACGCGCGTCCCCTTGGTGCGCCATTCGGTGGCCGATCTCTTCGGCCTCGAACCCCTGGCCGATATCGATCCCGACGAGGTGGTGGCACTGGGTGCCGCCCTCCAAGCGCAGGCGCTGACGCAGGGCGGCGGCGCCCTGCTGCTCGACGTGACGCCGCTCTCGCTCGGCATCGAGACCATGGGGGGCATCGTCGAGAAGGTGATCCCGCGCAACACGCCGATTCCGGTCGGCATGGCGCAGGATTTCACCACCTATCAGGACGGCCAGACCGGCATGCTGATCCATGTGCTGCAGGGCGAGCGCGAGACAGTCGATCAATGCCGCTCGCTGGGACGCTTCGAGCTCAGGGGCATTCCGCCCATGACGGCGGGGGCGGCGCGCATCCGGGTGACCTATGCCGTCGATGCCGATGGGCTCCTGACCGTGGCGGCCGAGGAGAAGACCACCGGCGTGAAGGCGCATATCGAAGTGAAGCCCTCCTATGGCCTCAGCGAGGACGATATGGCGCGCATGCTGCGCGACAGCCTCGAGAATGCGCGCGAGGACATGGAACGCCGGCTGTTGATCGAGGCCCGGGTCGAGGCCCAGCGCGTGCTGCTGGCGCTGGATGCGGCGCTGGCGGCCGACGGCGCCCTGGCCCGGCCCGAAGAGCGCCAGACGATGGAAAAGGCCGCCCAGCGGCTGAAGGCCGCCATCGCCGGCGAGGATCGGGATTTGATTAACGGGCTGGTCGAGGAGCTGGAAAAGGCTGGCAAACCCTTCGCCCAGCGCCGGATCGACCGGGCCATCAACAGCGCGCTGGCCGGGCACAGGCTTGACGAGATCGAGGCCGATGTGGCACCGGAGCGCGTCCCGCCGGCCTGA
- a CDS encoding ferredoxin family 2Fe-2S iron-sulfur cluster binding protein: protein MPKMTFIKPDGARVEVDAPIGLSVLEIAHRNDIDLEGACEGSLACSTCHVVVDPEWFDVLNEPSEDEEDMLDLAFGLTHTSRLGCQIRMTEELDGLTVSLPQGTRNMMVDK from the coding sequence ATGCCCAAGATGACGTTCATCAAGCCGGATGGCGCGCGTGTGGAAGTCGATGCCCCGATCGGTCTGTCGGTCCTGGAGATCGCGCACCGCAACGATATCGACTTGGAGGGCGCCTGCGAGGGATCGCTCGCCTGTTCGACCTGCCATGTCGTGGTGGACCCGGAATGGTTCGACGTGCTGAACGAGCCCTCCGAGGACGAGGAGGACATGCTCGATCTGGCCTTCGGCCTGACCCACACCTCGCGGCTCGGCTGCCAGATCCGCATGACCGAGGAGCTCGACGGCCTGACCGTGTCGCTGCCGCAGGGCACCCGCAACATGATGGTCGATAAGTAA
- the iscX gene encoding Fe-S cluster assembly protein IscX, with product MGLRWTDVQEIAIQLDEAHPDADVVNLRFTDLWKWVQELEEFSDDPKRSNEKILEAIQAAWLEERR from the coding sequence ATGGGACTGCGCTGGACCGACGTTCAGGAAATCGCCATCCAACTGGATGAGGCGCATCCCGACGCCGACGTGGTTAACCTGCGCTTCACCGATTTGTGGAAATGGGTACAGGAGCTCGAGGAGTTCTCGGACGATCCGAAGCGGTCGAACGAGAAGATCCTCGAGGCGATCCAGGCGGCCTGGCTCGAGGAACGCCGCTAA
- a CDS encoding response regulator, which produces MAVAATPSAPIFVVADDHPMVRDALALSLGAAFPGAQVEFAGSLGETLMAVERRPDADLVILDLDMPGMNGMAGLAQLRSSHASVPVAIVSAARSPALMRQAVEMGAAGFIPKFTPSQEITDAIRDILAGAVWLPEVARDHQLAPVEADLALRAAQLTPQQHRVLALMAQGKPNKVIAFEMQITEPTVKSHVTEILRRLGVQSRTQAVIVAQKLGMEPPAAKGS; this is translated from the coding sequence ATGGCCGTCGCCGCGACTCCATCGGCGCCGATCTTCGTCGTTGCGGACGACCATCCGATGGTCCGCGATGCGCTGGCCTTGTCGTTGGGCGCGGCTTTCCCGGGCGCCCAGGTCGAATTCGCCGGATCGCTGGGCGAGACGCTCATGGCGGTCGAAAGGCGGCCCGACGCCGATCTCGTCATCCTCGATCTCGACATGCCGGGCATGAACGGCATGGCCGGCCTGGCGCAATTGCGCAGCTCGCACGCCTCCGTTCCGGTCGCGATCGTCTCGGCCGCGCGGAGCCCGGCGCTGATGCGCCAGGCGGTCGAGATGGGGGCTGCCGGCTTCATTCCGAAATTCACGCCTTCGCAGGAGATCACCGACGCCATCCGCGACATCCTCGCCGGCGCCGTATGGCTTCCGGAGGTGGCGCGGGATCATCAGCTGGCGCCGGTCGAAGCCGATCTGGCGCTGCGCGCCGCGCAGCTGACACCACAGCAGCATCGCGTGCTGGCGCTGATGGCGCAGGGCAAGCCCAACAAGGTGATCGCCTTCGAGATGCAGATCACCGAACCCACGGTCAAATCGCATGTGACCGAGATCCTGCGCCGCCTCGGCGTCCAGTCGCGCACCCAGGCCGTGATCGTCGCGCAGAAGCTGGGCATGGAGCCGCCGGCGGCCAAGGGAAGTTGA
- a CDS encoding LysR family transcriptional regulator, translated as MKRSQSRQFNLADVDLRLLKVFHAVARNRGFSAAQTDLGLSAATVSNHIAKLETRLGVRLCERGRRGFSLTEEGARIHEASLSLFRSLDNFSGIVGSVRGELAGQVHFGTVDAMYTNAGLGLPRAFEAFYDLAPKVMLNIETASPQQLQQRLLDGRYSLILTPIQTPHASIHAEPVFEENQALYCGDRHPLFAVPSRKLRPAMFSQFPYAARSYMANWTSPDNVAFQPAAMTAHMESLLMLILSGRFLGYLPCHYAEDWVKRGKLRSLLPDVMSYVDTFYLAQLASDRNRVISTLHDCVKNLVSGSPMPRY; from the coding sequence GTGAAACGCTCCCAATCGCGACAGTTCAATCTCGCCGACGTCGACCTTCGGCTGCTCAAGGTGTTCCACGCCGTCGCCCGCAACCGCGGCTTCTCGGCCGCCCAGACGGATCTGGGGCTGTCCGCCGCGACGGTCAGCAATCACATCGCCAAGCTCGAAACGCGTCTGGGCGTGCGGCTCTGCGAGCGCGGGCGCCGCGGCTTTTCCCTGACCGAAGAGGGCGCGCGGATTCACGAGGCCTCGCTGAGCCTCTTCCGGTCGCTCGACAATTTCAGCGGGATCGTCGGCTCGGTCCGGGGCGAGCTTGCCGGTCAGGTCCATTTCGGCACGGTCGACGCCATGTACACGAACGCCGGGCTCGGCCTGCCGCGGGCATTCGAGGCGTTCTACGACCTGGCGCCGAAGGTCATGCTCAACATCGAAACGGCGTCACCACAGCAGCTTCAGCAAAGGCTGCTCGATGGCCGTTACTCGCTGATCCTGACTCCCATCCAGACGCCGCATGCTTCGATTCACGCGGAACCCGTCTTCGAAGAGAATCAGGCACTCTATTGCGGAGACCGACATCCGCTGTTCGCGGTTCCATCGCGAAAGCTGCGGCCCGCGATGTTCAGCCAGTTTCCCTATGCGGCGCGCAGCTATATGGCGAACTGGACGAGCCCCGACAATGTCGCTTTCCAGCCGGCCGCCATGACCGCCCATATGGAAAGTCTCCTGATGCTGATTCTTTCGGGGCGTTTCCTGGGTTATCTGCCGTGTCACTACGCGGAGGACTGGGTCAAGCGAGGCAAGTTGCGAAGCCTGCTGCCTGATGTCATGTCCTATGTGGACACCTTCTATCTGGCGCAGCTTGCCAGCGACAGAAATCGCGTGATATCGACCCTGCACGATTGCGTGAAGAATCTGGTGAGCGGTTCGCCCATGCCGCGATACTGA
- a CDS encoding SDR family NAD(P)-dependent oxidoreductase, whose product MSNISFDFSGERILITGASRGIGYGIAEAFARAGADLILLAESDDIFGAAKRLSERAAGQVQAVKCDIADPRAVARELNDLDRVDVLVNNAGLELITPLADMSASTEAAFRRIFDINLLGTYYVTRAVVPKMEEGARILFTASIWSRVSVPEFGAYCASKHAVLGLMRSLAGELGPKGIRVNAVCPGWVRTEASMRSLREMSSRTRRREEDLLAEITGNQVFSGLLEPDDVAPFYLYLASDAAANMTGQALMADRGEVMA is encoded by the coding sequence GTGTCCAACATCAGCTTCGATTTCAGCGGTGAGCGAATCCTGATTACCGGCGCCAGCCGTGGCATCGGCTACGGGATCGCCGAAGCCTTCGCCCGCGCCGGCGCCGATCTCATCCTGCTGGCGGAGAGCGACGACATCTTCGGCGCCGCGAAGCGCCTGTCCGAGCGGGCTGCTGGACAAGTTCAGGCGGTCAAATGCGATATCGCCGATCCGCGCGCCGTCGCCCGCGAGTTGAACGATCTCGATCGCGTCGATGTGCTGGTCAATAACGCGGGCCTCGAGCTCATCACGCCGCTCGCGGACATGTCGGCCTCAACCGAGGCGGCGTTCCGGCGCATCTTCGATATCAATCTGCTGGGCACCTATTACGTCACGCGTGCGGTGGTTCCGAAGATGGAGGAGGGGGCCCGCATCCTCTTCACCGCTTCGATCTGGAGCCGGGTCTCCGTTCCCGAGTTCGGCGCCTATTGCGCCAGCAAGCACGCCGTTCTCGGTCTGATGCGCTCGCTCGCCGGCGAACTGGGCCCGAAGGGCATTCGCGTCAACGCCGTCTGCCCCGGTTGGGTGCGCACCGAGGCTTCGATGCGCTCGCTGCGCGAGATGTCCTCGCGAACCCGTCGGCGTGAAGAGGATCTGCTGGCTGAGATCACCGGCAATCAGGTCTTCAGCGGCCTGCTGGAGCCGGACGATGTCGCCCCCTTCTATCTCTATCTGGCCTCGGATGCGGCCGCCAACATGACCGGACAGGCTTTGATGGCCGACCGTGGCGAGGTGATGGCGTAA